The following are from one region of the Armigeres subalbatus isolate Guangzhou_Male unplaced genomic scaffold, GZ_Asu_2 Contig164, whole genome shotgun sequence genome:
- the LOC134203084 gene encoding uncharacterized protein LOC134203084, which produces MPRCLMAKKWKAYPWPDRVEESPAASPSPPPPPQVVVEVLEEDEEIDVVGDSPAAAASKGSSNPAQSSPSSSTSSSSAASSTSTGTSGATCWGPSSPTAGATAPSPPPHSPEAATRDASSTMLYN; this is translated from the coding sequence ATGCCTCGCTGCCTGATGGCGAAGAAGTGGAAGGCCTACCCGTGGCCCGATCGGGTCGAAGAATCCCCAGCAGCATCACCCTCGCCGCCACCGCCCCCGCAAGTGGTGGTCGAAGTCCTCGAAGAGGACGAAGAAATCGACGTCGTTGGAGACTCACCGGCGGCTGCAGCCTCCAAAGGCTCTTCCAACCCGGCCCAATCGTCACCATCTTCGTCAACGTCATCGTCATCGGCGGCATCATCCACATCGACCGGAACTAGTGGTGCCACCTGTTGGGGTCCCTCGTCGCCCACGGCCGGTGCAACGGCGCCCAGCCCTCCGCCACACTCGCCGGAAGCGGCCACCCGGGATGCGTCCTCGACTATGCTCTATAACG